Below is a genomic region from Brassica oleracea var. oleracea cultivar TO1000 chromosome C9, BOL, whole genome shotgun sequence.
ATAAAAAATTTGCCGACAAAAAAAATTATATCTAAAAATTATCTTTTCATTCGGTATTTGAAAACAATGCTAATTTTAATAGTATAGATAAAAGAGTCTAACAATCTTTTTTAAGTAGATTTTTGGAAATGATTCCCTTTTAATAATATAGATAATGTGCAAGATTCCCGTATAAAAAATGTCACAAACCTATGAACATCCTTATAATTTCCGGACCATAAAAGAAAGCAGAAAATTGAAAAATACTTCAACAAAATTCCTACCCTGTAAATTTTTATTGCCTTATCATTGACTGATTTCTGATTTAAACCTCATAAATAAAATCTTGTTTGTAAAAAATATTGATCCAAAATATAGAGAAAATTAGAAATAAATTTTAATTTCTATGTATAATATTTTTAATTGTTTGTGTCAATAAATGGATTAACTTAAAAAGAAAAGAAAAAGAAATTTTATTTCATCAACAAGAGGGAAATTACCATAACTTTATATGTCTTTTGGAATTAACATAAGGATATGAGTTAAGTGAAGAAATAACAAATTTAAATTTGTGGTGTTATCCAATATTCAGTTTTTGGTCGAATAGTATGTAAAAATTATTTTAAGTTTTAACATAATTTAAAAATAACAAATTTATAATATGTAATCCGCGCGAACGAGGCCGTCGTAGTTAATAATCATATCATTCGTATAACCATCACGGAATATTAAAATAACAATTCCATTTGGAGCGTGACTACAAAAGAAAAGTAGTCGTGTCCACCTGGAGGAGATACCCCAGATTGTGTGATATGTCGTTGCATCGAGATCTTTTAATATGTCACGACAGTAATTTCTCTACTTTCTTTATGATTTATCATTAATGGACCAAAGATTTCTCTATCATGCACATTATATATTGTACTATCATGTTCTTATCTGTTATGATTATGAAGCCCTTTATATAAAAGAGGAAGAAGAAGTTATGACCATACAGCCATATAACGACTTAATTATTGGTAAATGTCTCTCTGTTACATGGCCATACAATCAGGATGTATTGATAGAATATTATGATCTTACAAGTTGTCAATATATTCATCAATAATCGCTAATGATCACCCAATTATTAAAAGTGAACACTATTTATTTACATAGGCGTAACGAATCATTTGACAATTGCCAAATGTGTTAAACAGCTGGAGCCCATTCTCATTTAAAAAGTAAACATTATAGGTGGTGGACAAAAATACAAGAAAGTAACGCTTCTGCCAAAAGAGAATCAACTCGTGTTTCATGCACACAAATTTTTCTAACTCTTTTTTTGGTTCACTTGTAGATGCCTTCTTTAGATTTTCTCTATTTACTCCACCAATCAGAATAATACATGTCATCTGGTGTTTAAGATTCAGAGGATCGCTTTATCTTCTGCCTTTGCTGAAAATTTGTCTAGCTCCGCCAGGGCCTTAATTACTTTAACTGAGCCCAATCGATCAAATTAAGATGAAAAATGAATACTGGGCCTTCAGAAATAAGATCACATATTTTTCAAATAAGAATTTTTCAAATAAGAATATATTTTAGTCAAGAACAAACTTATTAATAATAACTAACTTGGGATGGTCTTCTTTGTTATAGCCAGTAACAACTAACAAGTAACAGTTTTTGAATAGCCCTTGACAATATATTTAGTCGAGAACAAACTTACTAATAATAATTAACTAACTTGGGATGGTCTTCTTTGTTATCGCCAGTTACAAGTAACAGTGTTTGAATAGCCCTGGACAATATACAACGTTACAATATAACTGTCAAAAAGAACTATACGAAAATAGAATATAGATAACAAAAAGAAACTAAAAGGTAGTTAGTTTTCATCAGCAGATATCAACCAATTGCATGATCTATTCAGTATAAATATGAGCAAAATAGATAAATTAATAAAATATAAATAAGCTTGAACACTATTACAAATCTAGAACGAAGTTTAAGAATGGCCAGCATGAAAGTTTTTTCGTTTGCATTGTTCCTCGTCCTCGTCTTCGCCATTGGTACGTCGTCTTTGTATTATAATCAAGGTTTGTTGACCCAAACTGAACGTTATAGATAACTTATGTGTGTGATGTGTAAATTGGCAGATGTTGAAGGATATGGGTTAGAAGCAGGTGCTTCGTTGTGTTGCAACACTCACCCGAAATTTGGAAAGTGCAACCCAAGCCATGACAAAGAGAGATGCAACAGTTGGTGTCTCAATGGATGTGCCAACGAAAAAGGCGGTTACTGCAAACCTAACAACGGAGGACAATGCCACTGTTATTGTTAAAGTCACAAAAGATGTAAGATATGCGCATATGCGTTTAACTGTTACTAATGTTTACGTTGCGGTATTGCATACGTTTGTATGATTATATGAACATGTGCTATTTGTATGATGAATGGATAAATAGCTAAAAAGCTTTTAATTATTTTATGTTTACTCCAGCCAATTAAAAAAGAACACGTGTAAGAGTCATAAGACCACACTTTTGTTACATTTCCCTTAAAATATTAAAAAAAATATTTTCGACTTATTTATACTAGAGACGCATAGCGAATTAGATAGAAAATAAGAATATTTCTAATGTATTTTACTTTTTTTTTTTAAAATAGGAAAATTTGTAATAAAAATGGAGTTTACTCTAATATAATTAATTTAAGAGGAAAAATATAAATGAAATATATTAAAAAAAAACAAGAGAATGCTGACTTTTGTCAACTCAAAATCACGTTTGCGGAATTCGCGTTTGCAATAATATTTGCCAAAACAAAACACACAACCTTCAGGTTCGATCGTTTTTCTCCAATGGCCTTCTCGAGAACCGCTCTTCTCTACCATCGATTCTCCAGACAACACCAACTCCACAGACCATTCACCACGAAACCAGACAACAACACATTCCTCCATCCCAACCAATCCGAACTCGCCCAAAACCTAATCACAATCTTCACAAGACAACCTTTCTCCCCCTCCGACCCCGACCTTCTCCGTCTCGCCCCCGAGCTCAACACCAAGGTAGTCGAAACCGTCTTGAACGGAATCACAAGATGGGCCTCGGCTCATCTCTTCTTCGACTGGGCTTCGCAACAGCAAGGCTACCGAAACGATATGTACGCTTACAACGCCATGGCTTCTATCCTATCACGTGCTCGACAAAATGCCTCACTGAAAGCGTTGGTCAGAGACGTTATAAACTCTCGCTGTTTCATGTCTCCAGGAGGGTTAGGGTTTTTGATTAGGTGTTTGGGTAACGCTGGGCTTGTGGAAGAAGCAAGTTTCGTTTTTGATCGAGCTAGAGAGATGGGTCTTTGCGTTCCCAATGTGTATACTTATAACTGTTTGTTGGAAGCGGTTTCTAAGTCGAGTTCGAGCTCGGTTGAGTTGGTTGAGGAGAAGCTGGAGGAGATGAGGCGTTGCGGGTTTGATTTCGATAAGTACACTCTCACGCCAGTTTTAAAGGTTTACTGCAACGCTGGAGAGTTTGAGAGAGCGTTGAGTGTTTTCAATGAGATAATTAGTCGAGGCTGGCTTGATGAGCACATCTCAACGGTTTTGGTTGTGTCGTTTTGTAAGTGGGGGAAGGTGGATAAGGCTTTTGAGTTGGTTGAGATGCTGGAAGAGCGTGAGGTTAGGTTGAATTATAAGACGTGTTGTGTTTTGATTCATGGGTTTGTGAAGGAGTCTAGGGTTGATAAAGGGGTTCTGTTGTTTGAGAAGATGCGTGGGATGGGTATGGAGGCTGATATCGCGTTGTATGATGTGTTGATAGGAGGACTCTGCAAGGCCAAAGATCTTGAGATGGCTCTGAGTTTGTATTTGGAGATGAAGAAGTTGGGAGTTAGACCTGATAGAGGGATACTTGGGAAGCTAA
It encodes:
- the LOC106317817 gene encoding defensin-like protein 22, producing MASMKVFSFALFLVLVFAIDVEGYGLEAGASLCCNTHPKFGKCNPSHDKERCNSWCLNGCANEKGGYCKPNNGGQCHCYC